The nucleotide sequence GCGGTCGTGGGCCAGCTCAACGAGGTGGGCGGCATGCTCGCCTACCACCATCCACCCCAGCTCCAGCGGCGCCTGTGGGGCGTCGCCGCCAACCTGGCGGTCCTCGCGGGCTGGATGTCCCACGACGTGGGCCTGGAACCCACGGCGCAGAAGTACTTCGTCATCGCCACGCACGCGGCCCATGAGGGCGGCGACCGCCCCCGCGCCGGGGAGGCGCTGTCGCGGGCGGCCCGCCAGATGGTGCATCTGGGCCGCCCCGACGACGCCATGGACCTGATGAAGCTGGCCCAGTCCGGCGCGGGGGAGGAGCTCCAGCCGAGAACCAAGGCCATGTTCCACACCATCGAGGCATGGGCGCAGGCGGCGATGGGCAAGGGCCAGGCCATGCGCCGTACCCTCGGCCAGGCCGAGGACCTGTTCGTCTCCGATCGCCAGGACGGCCGGCAGCCGGACTGGATGCAGACCTTCAAGGACGAGGATCTGTACGGCATGCAGGCCCTCGCCTACCGCACGCTCGCCGAGCACGACCCGAGCGCGGCCGTGCACGCACAGCACTACGCGCAGAAGGCGCTCGCCCTCAGGGTCGACGGGCGGGAGCGGTCGAAGATCTTCGACCATCTCTCCATGGCCTCGGCCTGCTTCATCGCCGACGATCCCGAACAGGCCGACCGTTACGCCCGGTTGGCGCTGATGGCGATGGGAGCGAACTCCTCCCGCCGCACCTGGGACCGGCTGCGCGAGATGTACCGGCTCACCGCGGAGTACGCGAGCTATCCGAAGGTCGGCGAACTACGGGAGGAGATCAGGCAGGCCCTGCCCAGGCCCCGGAGCAGCCGGGACGGCGGCGCGGCGCCCGCATGACGGGAGCCC is from Streptomyces seoulensis and encodes:
- a CDS encoding DNA-binding protein NsdB produces the protein MSGQPNSRFADLFGMAGWSKGELARLVNRQAAAMGHPQLSTDTSRVRRWIDTGEIPRDPVPRVLAALFTERLGRVVTMEDLGLVRHGRAGKRQGDGKRDDPDGVLWAPERTAAVLTEFTGMDLMLNRRGLVGAGAALAAGATLSSAMHDWLHTDPTLRADAPVLDDPLHAEPAGFDRYEAAPIGSQEVEELERSVEVFRAWDAARGGGLQRKAVVGQLNEVGGMLAYHHPPQLQRRLWGVAANLAVLAGWMSHDVGLEPTAQKYFVIATHAAHEGGDRPRAGEALSRAARQMVHLGRPDDAMDLMKLAQSGAGEELQPRTKAMFHTIEAWAQAAMGKGQAMRRTLGQAEDLFVSDRQDGRQPDWMQTFKDEDLYGMQALAYRTLAEHDPSAAVHAQHYAQKALALRVDGRERSKIFDHLSMASACFIADDPEQADRYARLALMAMGANSSRRTWDRLREMYRLTAEYASYPKVGELREEIRQALPRPRSSRDGGAAPA